The following proteins are co-located in the Onychomys torridus chromosome 6, mOncTor1.1, whole genome shotgun sequence genome:
- the LOC118585491 gene encoding LOW QUALITY PROTEIN: splicing factor 3B subunit 2-like (The sequence of the model RefSeq protein was modified relative to this genomic sequence to represent the inferred CDS: inserted 1 base in 1 codon; deleted 3 bases in 2 codons; substituted 1 base at 1 genomic stop codon), whose product MRARDILGGRSDIPQGLVPVMMDEALNYLEKRQLPMPPPPGHYGDWAAQELQAKLAEIGTPIQGSREELVERLQTYTGQTGIMLNXLVLRGEDGDKAAPPMSWQMSGIPVPPPPLGFPPLQPPPPPPPGLGLGFPPPNSGPPPPLRVGESVALSEEERLKQAQQQAAVLMEQERQQITKMGTAIPRPPQDMGQLGVCTPLGPQVAAPVGPGAPTPTVLPMEAPVPRPWGLPPTPGDVNIDMDDPSVGPKIPQALEKILQLKEEEMETDTRSSLGQSASETEEDTASISKKEQKRKRRNRKKKKKPQRVRATSSESSGDREKDSAGSRGSDSPDADVEIEYVTEEPEIYEPNFIFFKRIFEAFKLTDMKKEKEKEPEKLDKMENSAVPKKDSEEERKDSDDDSSDDEQEKKPQAPKLSKKRLRQTNRFTVAELKQLVARPDVVEMHDVTAQDPKLLIHLKATRNSVSVPRQWCFKRKYLQGKRGIEKPLFELPDFIKRTVIQEMREALWEKEEQKTMKXKMREKVRPKMGKIDIDYQKLHDAFFTWQTKPKLTIHGDLYYEGKEFETRLKEEKPGDLSDELRISLGMPVGPNAHKVPPPWLIVMQRYGPPPSYPNLKIPGMNSPIPESCFFGYHAGGWGKPPVDETGKPLYGDVFGTNAAEFQTKTEEEEIDQTLWGGGELEPSDESSEEEEEEENDEDKPGETGFIIPADSGLITPGGFSSVPAGMETPELIELRKKKTEEAMDGSETPQLFTVLPEKRTATIWGATMGSTHIYDMSTVMSWKGPAPELQGVEVALAPEELELDAMAMTQKYEEYVREQQAQVKKDDFSDMAAEHAAKQNQRKRNAQPQDSCGGSKKYKEFKF is encoded by the exons ATGAgagcaagagacattctgggtGGCCGGAGTGACATCCCACAGGGTCTTG TGCCTGTGATGATGGATGAAGCCCTGAACTACCTAGAAAAGAGACAG ttgccgatgccaccacctccaggccaCTATGGCGACTGGGCTGCCCAGGAGCTTCAGGCCAAATTGGCAGAAATAGGAACTCCGATCCAAGGGAGTCGTGAGGAGCTGGTTGAGCGGTTACAGACCTACACCGGTCAGACTGGCATCATGCTGAATTGACTCGTTTtaagaggagaggatggggaCAAAGCCGCTCCTCCTATGTCCTGGCAGATGTCTGGGAttcctgtgccaccaccacctctgggATTCCCACCTCTAcaacctcctccaccacctccaccaggCCTGGGCCTTGGCTTTCCACCACCAAATTCGGGACCCCCACCTCCTCTCCGAGTTGGTGAGTCTGTGGCGTTGTCAGAAGAGGAACGGCTGAAACAGGCACAGCAACAGGCAGCTGTGTTAATGGAGCAGGAACGACAGCAGATTACCAAGATGGGCACTGCAATCCCTAGGCCTCCTCAAGATATGGGTCAGCTGGGTGTTTGTACTCCCCTGGGACCTCAAGTAGCTGCTCCAGTAGGTCCTGgggcccccactcccactgttttGCCCATGGAGGCCCCTGTTCCTCGCCCTTGGGGTCTCCCCCCAACCCCTGGGGATGTGAACATAGATATGGATGACCCCTCTGTGGGCCCCAAGATCCCCCAGGCTTTGGAAAAGATTCTGCagctgaaggaagaagaaatggagacagaCACTCGCTCGTCTCTAGGACAGTCAGCAtcagagactgaggaagacaccgcGTCCATATCCAAAAAAGAGCAAAAGCGGAAGCGTCGGAAccgaaagaagaagaaaaagccccAGCGGGTGCGGGCAACATCTTCAGAGAGCTCTGGGGACCGAGAGAAAGACTCAGCTGGATCTCGAGGCTCTGACTCCCCTGATGCTGATGTTGAGATCGAATATGTGACTGAAGAGCCTGAAATCTACGAGCCCAACTTCATCTTTTTCAAGAGGATTTTTGAGGCTTTCAAGCTCACTGatatgaagaaggaaaag gaaaaggagccagagaaacTTGACAAAATGGAGAACTCTGCAGTCCCTAAGAAGGACTCTGAGGAGGAGCGGAAGGACAGTGATGATGACAGCAGTGATGATGAACAGGAAAAGAAGCCACAAGCCCCTAAGCTGTCCAAAAAGAGGTTGCGCCAAACGAATCGCTTTACTGTGGCAGAACTCAAGCAGCTGGTGGCTCGGCCAGATGTtgtggagatgcatgatgtgacgGCACAGGATCCTAAGCTCTTGATTCACCTCAAAGCCACCCGGAACTCCGTCTCTGTGCCACGCCAGTGGTGTTTTAAGCGCAAATACCTGCAAGGCAAACGAGGCATTGAGAAGCCCCTCTTTGAGCTGCCAGACTTCATCAAACGCACAGTCATTCAGGAGATGCGAGAGGCCCTgtgggagaaggaagaacaaaagaCCATGA TCAAAATGAGAGAGAAGGTTCGGCCCAAGATGGGGAAGATTGATATTGACTACCAGAAACTGCATGATGCGTTCTTTACGTGGCAGACCAAACCAAAGCTGACCATCCATGGAGACCTATATTACGAGGGGAAGGAGTTTGAGACACGGCTGAAGGAGGAGAAGCCTGGAGATCTATCTGATGAATTAAGGATTTCCTTAGGGATGCCAGTAGGACCCAATGCCCACAAAGTCCCTCCCCCGTGGCTGATTGTCATGCAGCGATATGGGCCACCCCCATCCTACCCGAACCTGAAAATCCCTGGGATGAATTCCCCTATTCCTGAGAGCTGTTTCTTTGGATACCATGCTGGTGGATGGGGCAAACCCCCAGTAGATGAAACTGGGAAGCCACTTTATGGGGATGTGTTTGGAACCAATGCTGCTGAGTTTCAGACCAAAACTGAAGAAGAAGAGATTGATCAgaccctttgggggggg ggggaactggaACCATCTGATGAGTCttcagaagaagaggaagaggaagaaaatgatgaaGACAAGCCTGGTGAGACTGGCTTTATTATACCTGCAGACAGTGGCCTCATCACTCCTGGAGGATTCTCATCTGTGCCAGCTGGAATGGAGACCCCTGAACTCATTGAGCTGAGGAAGAAAAAAACGGAGGAAGCAATGGATGGCAGTGAGACACCTCAGTTGTTCACTGTATtgccagagaagagaacagccactattTGGGGAGCCACGATGGGATCAACCCACATTTATGACATGTCAACGGTTATGAGTTGGAAAGGTCCAGCCCCTGAACTGCAAGGTGTGGAAGTAGCGCTGGCACCTGAGGAGTTGGAGCTGGACGCCATGGCCATGACCCAGAAGTATGAGGAATATGTGCGGGAGCAGCAGGCGCAAGTAAAGAAGGACGATTTCAGTGACATGGCAGCTGAGCATGCTGCCAAACAGAACCAAAGGAAACGGAACGCTCAGCCCCAGGACAGTTGTGGGGGCAGCAAGAAATACAAGGAATTCAAATTTTAG
- the LOC118586368 gene encoding dolichyl-phosphate beta-glucosyltransferase-like, with amino-acid sequence MPSALHSGTCPQILCGAAGAGNGVGYLPWRSTAAGWRCGRRHWVSKASCVGLGDSTPCPANIKVPVAAFVTAAKMPPCHQHEEETFFLIAKGQLETLPSIWNSPTKQLSVGMPSKRCNFYLSPFPNGSLRKKRKHAPFAFTEKSVWSAAGIGKRD; translated from the exons ATGCCCAGTGCCTTGCACTCCGGGACCTGCCCTCAAATCCTTTGTGGAGCcgcaggtgctgggaatggcGTCGGGTACCTGCCATGGCGGAGCACGGCCGCGGGGTGGCGCTGTGGGCGGCGGCATTGGGTCAGCAAGGCCTCTTGTGTAGGGCTGGGCGATTCCACACCATGCCCCGCCAACATTAAG GTTCCTGTTGCTGCATTTGTAACTGCTGCAAAAATGCCACCATGTCACCAACATGAAGAAGAGACATTCTTCCTCATTGCCAAAGGCCAGCTGGAAACTTTACCCAGCATCTGGAACTCACCTACCAAACAGCTGTCTGTTGGCATGCCTTCGAAACGGTGTAACTTCTACTTGAGTCCCTTCCCTAATGGGTCCTTACGGAAGAAAAGGAAGCATGCACCGTTTGCATTCACTGAGAAGAGTGTGTGGTCAGCAGCTGGGATTGGGAAGAGGGATTGA
- the LOC118585492 gene encoding probable ribosome biogenesis protein RLP24 — protein sequence MRRWVPHRINVRIEKRYFLSGRIYPGHSMMFVHNDCKVFRFCKSKCHKNFKKKRNPRKVRWTKAFRKAAGKELTVDNSFEFEKRRNEPVKYQRELWSKTTDAMKRVEEIKQKRQAKFIMNRLKKNKELQKVQDIKEVKRSIHLIWAPPAGKGKQLEEKMVQLLREDAPQGGIN from the coding sequence ATGCGGAGGTGGGTCCCACACAGAATCAACGTGAGGATCGAGAAACGTTACTTCTTGTCCGGGCGGATCTACCCCGGCCACAGCATGATGTTCGTCCACAATGACTGCAAGGTGTTCCGATTCTGCAAATCTAAGTGCCATAAAAACTTCAAGAAGAAACGGAACCCACGCAAGGTCAGGTGGACTAAAGCCTTCCGGAAAGCAGCTGGCAAGGAGCTCACTGTGGACAACTCATTTGAATTTGAAAAACGTAGAAACGAACCTGTGAAATACCAGCGAGAGCTCTGGAGTAAAACTACTGATGCAATGAAGAGGGTTGAAGAGATCAAGCAGAAACGCCAGGCTAAGTTTATAATGAACAggttgaagaaaaacaaagagctaCAGAAGGTTCAGGACATCAAAGAAGTCAAGCGGAGCATCCATCTTATCTGGGCTCCTCCTGCAGGCAAAGGAAAGCAGCTGGAAGAAAAAATGGTACAGCTGTTGCGGGAAGACGCTCCACAGGGAGGTATCAACTGA